The window tatagtatatgtttttattaatttaatatttatgtaaaaattaaattataaattattataatataaatatttttaaacatgcGATAGTAGAACATGTATTTTATTCtaagattaaaatttcaaaatggaTCATATTTAAATCTTCCGGGATTGATGACTGCGACAGAAGCTGGTGAGGTGGACAGAGTGACACGTGTGCTTCATAAAGCTCTCCTGGGGAGGCACCACGTCACGTGCATGACACGCATTCATTAGAATACATTAATGCGGGGTTCCCGTGGAGAGAGAGCggtatagtaaaaaaaataaaagaaagcgGAGGAGCGAAATCGCCGGTACAAGTACAACGTATCGGATCGTTCGATTTGTTGCTCTTCCCTCTCCTTCTTTCACTCGCTGCTGTCCCTTTTCAGTATATGTAACTGGATCCTTCAATCCGTCTGGATTGCTTTTACCAGGGCGTGGCTACGATTTCTGTTTCAGGTTTTGTGACCCCTAATCGCTGCAAGTTTTTTCCTTTTCCGCCGGGTTTTCAATGTTGGCGACGAGGTATTTCTGGAAAAAAAAATTCCCTATTTTGCAGTTGTATCTTTTCTGATCTTTAAATTGATCTCTACTGATCTCGGAGTCATCTTAGTTCAATGTCTGCAATCGGGAAGTCGACGAACATCTTCTGGCAAGAATGCCAGGTCGGGAAGGTCGATCGGGAGAAGCTGCTCAAGCAGAAGGGTTGTGTCGTTTGGATAACTGGGCTCAGCGGCTCAGgtttttaattttctcttttgCTTCGTGGAAATTGATAAAGGAAATGGTACAAGTCCTTAATCATCGAATAACAATTTAATCTGAAAgtattgtgtttcttttctttttattattttagggGTTATGATTTTCCTCCTTCAGTGATAAATCTGATACATTGGTTGTCATTACAAAATATCAATTTACTTATACAATGTAGGGAGTAAGACTAAGTCAGCATATTACATGTTATGCACCATTTCTGCAATTGAAGAGGCTGATCTTCATTGACACTTCTTAAGCATCTATCCATCACAATTTTCATGATTGTCATAACCAACCCATATCATGCATAGGTAAGTTTAAATAGAATTTTGAAATATCAactgaacttttttttttaaaggaaaagGGTCAAGAGAAATTTTTAACTTAGTGATCTCTGTTTATCTTCTGTTTAATAGGTCcctattttcaaatcataaacaTCTAGTATTACTATGGAATAGCTGAAAAGAAGTTAAGTCTCACCATCTAAACATGATAATATGCATTCTAAACTCAATCTTTTCTAAggagaataaaaaggaaaaaatgcaATCCAATTAATTGATAAAGGTGGGTTTCATTCCGTAGACCACTAGATCTTGTAGGCACTTTCTTTTGTAATTTGATGGTTAAGGTTGTTTTAAAAATAGTGGGGTTTCTATTTTCTAGTTTTGCTTGTGTCTGGAACTGTTAGATTTTGTTAAGAGTGttcattattttaattttgaaatggaACAGCTAAAGTTTACTAGAAGATCTCATCTATTTCTCTCTAGATTAAGtgagaataaattttttttattatttttcataattctttcctcttaaaaaaatattatacttCTAATTTGCTCTCGAAATGGTCAAGTAGCATAGTATATTCATATAAAAAATCATGAGCAGTTACATTTTTTCAATAGTGGAACATAACATTGATGTTTGAGTGATGTGAGTTTGTACAtttctctcttgttgttgttGCCTCATCTAAAGTGTAGGTTCCATAAGATCATTTAAGTGAAGAAATAGCCCCCAGGGCGTAgtgcagacggtgggcgcatgacatctctggcgtaatggtgaggggtcgattctcaggagtTGAtaacctggggtttaccccaccatgcgtctatgccctgtgtacctgcatgtacctccctccatatccgtggggccgacactagggaggccgctaaggtagcggatctacctttttttttatttaagtgaAGAAATAGGGATGTCAGATTTATTCTTGTGATTGTGATCTTATCTAATGATGAGTTTGACTTAAAGCCATTCATGTGCGATCTGCAACAACTTTGCGTAGGCAGCTATTGCTTGATGCATTAGAAACTGTCTTTCCATATTATGAATAGGAAAGGTTGACTTGGAACTTGTTTGCAGATCTGTATATGATATTAATAATCATTTTGCATGATCATCCATATACCTAGGTCAATTTCTTTGCCACTTCGAGACAACGTCATTTTGCATGACCTTATGAAGTGCAACAATCAAATGGTCAATTGTGATAAAATTGGTTTGTTTATAATCTTCATTTTTCATCTAATTGGTTTCTCGGGCATGGGAAACCTCAAACGAGGTGCCATCTTCTTTTAACTAAGCCAAAATGCTTCCTGTATAATCATTTTAAATGTAATACTTCCAATTCATCCAGGGAAAAGTACTTTAGCATGTACGTTGGGTCGAGAATTGCATTCCAAAGGAAAGCTTACATATGTGCTTGATGGAGACAACCTTAGGCATGGGTTAAACAAGGATCTTGGCTTTTCATCAGAAGACCGTGCTGAGAATATACGAAGGGTTGGTAAGTTGTTCTTTGTAATGTCTACTTTTGGGGAAAAGTTCATTAATTGCGCCATAATTTCTTATCTAGACAGATTTCTGATTGTTATTttggttttttttccttttctcctggAGTCTATTAAATGCAGAGAGCCTTTTGTATGTGCGATAATTGGAATGCTTGTATATTCAGGTGAAGTGGCAAAGCTCTTCTCAGATGCAGGTTTAATCTGTATTGCAAGTTTGATATCTCCATATAGGAAAGACAGAGACTCCTGCCGTGCAATTGTTCCCGACTCTAGATTCATTGAAGTTAGCACTTCTCTGTACAACTTTTTTTTTCACTGGACACTGAACTTATTTTCAGTTATTGATGGTTTATTGTTAATATCTTATAGGTATTCATGAATATGCCTTTGGAACTGTGCGAAGCAAGGGATGCAAAAGGCCTGTACAAACTTGCTCGAGCAGGAAAGATAAAAGGTATGCTTTTATGTATGCAGGTTATAGATAGATACAAGATTCTCATAGTTAACATCTAATTGATGCTAGCTTAGTTGATTATTGTATTGTGTAGACTATAGTAGGATATTCTGCTTGACACTTCGTTCGCTTTGCATAAGCCTGAGTTGTCCCTGGTCTTTTCATAagtctttttcttttttacttaCCTGACATATTTGAACATGTCTAAGACATTCAACATGCAATTTGCACGTTAAAGTTGGAACTCAGCTTGTGTGCATACACTTTAAACATGAGTTCTATGAATGGAAGAATAAGTATCCATGCAAGCAGCTTATGATAACTATTATCTGAGGAATGATATTGTTCTTAGGGATGAGAATATGTAAGGCTGATTGTTTGTGAGCACCTAATTATCAGTTATATAGATACACATCATGAAAAATTCCTGTCAGCAATGAGAATATTAATTCTTTGAGACCGTTAATGAGAATCTGTGGAAAACCTTGACCGTATAACAATTTCAGCCTAAATTTGTGAAGATATTGTGTGGCCAGATGCTAATAAATTATGTTATCCTTTATTCTAAAGGTTAATCTGTTCATTAAATCATATTGTACTGGAAAATTCTAATATCAGTGCAGCTTATTTCATAAATAAGTAAAGTGGCTTTAGATTTATATGTTGATAACTAGATTCCAtgaaactccgcccatgatgaccggtcatggccggtcccaagcccggataaaggaggagggttgcgttaggttgccagccagcgtcaaactatggcaaatatttcatgaatgaatccattaaactattgtgctaatgctaggttgttccccggaaggaacacgttgcagggtccgactgtaacgtcttggcaaggaccgctacatctccaaaactcgggtgtagtgataaatatgcaagagttcgcgttacagggtccgactgtaacgtctcagcaaggaccgctacatctccatgagaacttgggtgtagtgttaaataggcaagagttctcacaccataggttagataagaacaaatatgataggaaaactaataatctaagatttggaacttggaacataggaactctcactggtaaatcaatggaggtagtagatatgatgattaggagaaaaattaatattttgtgtgtacaagagacaaaatggacaggtgagaagacaaagatgatagagaacacaggttttaagttatggtacactggaaagagtaaaacaagaaatggagtgggcattattgtagatagtttgttaaaggatgaagttgtagaagtagttagaaaaggggatagaattatagcccttaagataatagtggcgaaagaaactatgaacataattagcgtatatgcaccacaagtaggattagataaagctaccaaatcaaggttttgggaggacttagatgaaatattacaaaatatttcaccaaatgaaaggattttaataggaggtgatctaaatggacatgtcggagtgaaaaatgaggaatatgagagagtacatgggagttatgggtttggaacgaggaatgaggaagggaaaactatattagattttgcgatagcatatgatcttatattagctaatacgttttttaagaaaagagaagaacacttagtcacattcaaaagtgggaataataaatcgcaaattgactttcttatggttagaaagaaggatagaaagatttgtaaagattgcaaagtcatccctggagaaagcttaactacccaacatagggtagtagtgttggatatacgtcttaaacatagtatcaatagaaagaaaatatatacaattcctagaattaagtggtggaagttaaaggatgggaagcaacatatatttaaggagaaggtagaagtacaagcattaggtgaaatatacgatgactctaatacaacatgggagaaggtggtatcaaagttgaaaatagtagctaagagtgtcctcggtgagtcaaaggggcatgcaccgctaagtaaagaatcttggtggtggaatgagaaagtacaagagaaagtgaaggaaaaacgaatagcttataagaaattatatatttgtaagaatgaggaaaacttaaaaaaatatacaatagccaagaaagaagctaagaaagtggtgagtgaagcaaaaaatgaaacttttgaacggttatatcaaaaattggatacaaaagaaggggaaagagacatttatagaatagctaaagtgagagaaagaaaaacaagagatcttagccaaataaaatgtattaaagatgaatgtaatagggtattagtaagcgatggagaaataaaagagcggtggaagaggtatcttcatcaactttttaatgaaggtttaggagaccaacttaacttgggtaatttaattaggtcaaatgagcatcgaaattttaatttttatcgtagaattcaaacttcagaagtaaaacaaactttaaatgagatgcacaatggaaaagtcgttggaccagatgatattccaatagaggtatggaagtgcttagggaaacaaggtcttgaatggcttacaaaattatttaacatgatattgaaaacgaaaaaaatgcctgatcaatggaggataagtactctagttcccttatataagaataaaggagacgtacaaaattgtgcaaactataggggtattaaactaatgagtcatactatgaaactttgggaaaaataatagaaaaaagattaaggaaggagacaacagtgacagaaaatcaatttgggttcatgcctggaaggtcgacaatagaagctatacatcttcttagacaattaattgaaaaatatcgggagcaaaaacaagatctacatttgttattcattgacttagaaaaagcgtatgatagagtcccaagagaaattatatggcgaattttagaaaagagaggtgttagtgtaacatatattgaactaattaaggatatgtatgaggatgtaacgaccagagtaaagacttcaggcggagtaactgaagcatttccaataaagatagggttacatcaaggatcagctctaagtccctatctttttacactaattatggacaaactcactgcgcacattcaagacatagtaccgtggtgcatgttgtttgcagatgatattattttggtagatgagacacgtgaaggagtaaatgctaagctagaatcttagagggaaacactagaagggaaatgttttaaggttagtagattaaagacagaatatatggaatttaagtttagcaatattagaagtaatgaaacaattgttaagataggagaggacgagttgcctggaaccgagcgatttaaatatttaggatcatttttacaaaatgatggagggattgagagagatgtcttacatagaatacaagcaggatgagtgaaatggaggggagcgtcaagtgttttatgtgaccgtaaagtacctcttaaacttaaaggtaagttctataaaaccgcagttagacctgctatgttatatggagctgaatgttgggctatgactcgagcacacgagcagaagatgagagttgcagagatgaggatgttaaggtggatgtgtgggcatacgaagatggacaaaataagaaatgagagcattagagagaaagtcggagttgcatctattgaggaaaaactccgagagacacgtttaagatggtacggacatgtacttagacgaccaataaatgctccagttaggcgatgtgaaactatgataaacatgcatatcaaacgaggaagaggaagatcaaaaaagacttggttagcaacaataaaacaagataaaatttatttaaatatagatgatgatataataggagatagagctcaatggcgtaaaaggattcatacagccgaccccacctagtgggaaaaggcttggttgttgttgttgttgttgttgttgttgttgttgtaactaGATTCCATGATTAAAAAATGATCAAAATTGTTAAAGGTTCCATACCTTATATTTGCATTTCAGATAGGGATGGAAAATTGGTCATTATGTGACTAGGAGTTCATTTTTCCTGCATCATCGATAATTACAGAAGTTAGATTTGCATGCAGGTTTTACTGGGATAGATGATCCATATGAACCACCTCTGAACTGTGAGGTACACATCAATTGCTTTCAAATGTTACCCTTTCGGCATTACCccagtatttttttttatatagaaaGTTCATGTGCTTTTAAAATGGCAATCCAATGTAGACATGCTAGTTGTTTAGTAGCATATATTACACAATCTAGTCATCTTTATGGCTCAGGTG is drawn from Zingiber officinale cultivar Zhangliang chromosome 1B, Zo_v1.1, whole genome shotgun sequence and contains these coding sequences:
- the LOC121984394 gene encoding adenylyl-sulfate kinase 3-like isoform X2; its protein translation is MLATSSMSAIGKSTNIFWQECQVGKVDREKLLKQKGCVVWITGLSGSGKSTLACTLGRELHSKGKLTYVLDGDNLRHGLNKDLGFSSEDRAENIRRVGEVAKLFSDAGLICIASLISPYRKDRDSCRAIVPDSRFIEVFMNMPLELCEARDAKGLYKLARAGKIKGFTGIDDPYEPPLNCEIEIKQENGICPSSFSMAGQVVGYLEEKGLLQE
- the LOC121984394 gene encoding adenylyl-sulfate kinase 3-like isoform X1, giving the protein MLATSSMSAIGKSTNIFWQECQVGKVDREKLLKQKGCVVWITGLSGSGKSTLACTLGRELHSKGKLTYVLDGDNLRHGLNKDLGFSSEDRAENIRRVGEVAKLFSDAGLICIASLISPYRKDRDSCRAIVPDSRFIEVFMNMPLELCEARDAKGLYKLARAGKIKDLHAGFTGIDDPYEPPLNCEIEIKQENGICPSSFSMAGQVVGYLEEKGLLQE
- the LOC121984394 gene encoding adenylyl-sulfate kinase 3-like isoform X4 — encoded protein: MLATSSMSAIGKSTNIFWQECQVGKVDREKLLKQKGCVVWITGLSGSGKSTLACTLGRELHSKGKLTYVLDGDNLRHGLNKDLGFSSEDRAENIRRVGEVAKLFSDAGLICIASLISPYRKDRDSCRAIVPDSRFIEVFMNMPLELCEARDAKGLYKLARAGKIKGFTGIDDPYEPPLNCEIILSIS
- the LOC121984394 gene encoding adenylyl-sulfate kinase 3-like isoform X3, yielding MLATSSMSAIGKSTNIFWQECQVGKVDREKLLKQKGCVVWITGLSGSGKSTLACTLGRELHSKGKLTYVLDGDNLRHGLNKDLGFSSEDRAENIRRVGEVAKLFSDAGLICIASLISPYRKDRDSCRAIVPDSRFIEVFMNMPLELCEARDAKGLYKLARAGKIKDLHAGFTGIDDPYEPPLNCEIILSIS